One part of the Phoenix dactylifera cultivar Barhee BC4 chromosome 4, palm_55x_up_171113_PBpolish2nd_filt_p, whole genome shotgun sequence genome encodes these proteins:
- the LOC113460906 gene encoding CASP-like protein 4A3 translates to MGSPLRSLPPQEKREEEPIGSPPPSTIRHAENPFPFPLPLPAPPEKSPLDGMKEEAMDSPLRNPIPPAPQNSPELLRSPGQVLNAAALAIANRLTRGELAVATKMAAGGGGGAGGGAGGGDHGSNATRDAERGLRGVPLSVRRAAVWRAALGLRVSAMLLCLVSFSVMAADKTQGWAGDYFDRYEEYRYCLAVNVIAFVYSAFQVVKEVHNSITKKLIMRRREGYCFDFSMDQILAYLLISASSAAASRNDVWVSRFGGDDFTHMINASVAMSFLAFIALALSSLISAYNFFSSVY, encoded by the exons ATGGGTTCACCTCTCCGATCACTGCCGCCTcaggagaaaagagaggaagaaccGATAGGCTCTCCTCCGCCATCGACGATCCGGCACGCGGAGAACCCGTTCCCGTTCCCGCTACCGCTTCCGGCGCCGCCGGAGAAGAGCCCCCTCGACGGAATGAAAGAAGAAGCCATGGATTCCCCTCTCCGGAACCCGATCCCGCCGGCGCCGCAGAACAGCCCGGAGTTGCTGCGGTCCCCGGGGCAGGTACTGAACGCGGCGGCGCTGGCGATTGCAAACCGGCTCACCCGGGGCGAGCTGGCGGTTGCGACGAAGATGGCAGCCGGTGGCGGAGGCGGAGCAGGCGGCGGGGCTGGGGGTGGGGATCATGGCTCGAATGCTACTAGGGATGCGGAGAGGGGGTTACGGGGTGTGCCGCTGTCCGTCCGGCGGGCAGCGGTGTGGAGGGCGGCGCTGGGGCTTAGGGTTTCAGCGATGTTGCTGTGCCTCGTCTCGTTCTCGGTCATGGCCGCCGATAAGACCCAGGGTTGGGCGGGCGACTACTTCGACCGCTACGAGGAGTACCG GTACTGCCTGGCGGTGAACGTAATTGCGTTCGTGTACTCGGCGTTTCAGGTGGTTAAGGAGGTTCACAATTCGATCACAAAAAAATTAATCATGCGCCGTCGAGAGGGATACTGCTTTGATTTCTCTATGGATCAG ATACTGGCTTACCTTCTGATCTCAGCATCATCAGCAGCAGCCTCTCGTAATGATGTTTGGGTGTCGAGATTTGGTGGTGATGACTTCACGCACATGATCAATGCTTCGGTTGCAATGTCGTTCCTTGCATTCATTGCCCTCGCCCTCAGCTCACTCATCTCCGCCTATAATTTCTTCAGCTCGGTCTACTAA